In the genome of Sphingobium sp. CR2-8, the window CCCGCCCGCCATCGAAACCGCCGACCTGGCGCTGTCGCGCTATCGGCGCTGATCTTCCAAGGAGACAAGCCATGACCATCACCCGCATCGAAACCGGCCCGCGCATGAGCGAAGCCGTCATCCACGGCGACACCGTCTATCTCGCTGGCCAGATCGGCGCACCCGGCGAAAGCGTGACGGTGCAGACCCAGGCGGCGCTGGAAGAAATCGACCGCCTGCTGGGCCTGGCGGGCAGCAGCAAGGCGCATATCCTGCGGGCCACCATCTGGCTGGCGGACATGGCGGATTTTGCCGAAATGAACCTGGTCTGGGACGCCTGGATCGCGAGCGTACCCGCGCCGACCCGCGCCACCGGCGAAGCCAAACTGGCGACCCCGGACTATAAGGTGGAAATCATCATCACCGCCGCGCGCGCCTGATTGCGCATCGACGGCGGCATCATTCTGGCGGAACGACGATCGGCCGGTTAAGCACCGGGGATGCACGACACTCCACCCTATCGCCGGATCGGCATCATCGGCACCGGCCGCGTCGCGCAGGCGATGGCATTGGCCCTGCACGCGCATTCGGTCGATCCGATGCTGGTCTGGGGCCGCACCCCGACCCGCCGCGACGCGATCACAGCCCGCATCGGCCATTCCGCCCCGGCGCAGGACCTGGCGCAGATCGCGTCCGCCTGCGACCTCATCCTGATCGCCGTATCGGATGACGCCATCGCGCCCATCGTGGCGGCGTTGGCAGAGCAACGCCCTACCGGCGCGCCACTGATCCTTCACCTGAGCGGGCGAAGCGGCGCGGCGATCCTGACGCCCCTGGCGCAGCGCGGCGCCCTGACGGCGGCCGTCCATCCGGCCATGACCTTCACCGGCGACCCAGACCGGGAAGTCGCCCGCATGATCGGCGCGCGTTTCGTCGTCACAGGCAGCACCCGCCCGGCGACCGGCGCGGCCGAAAGGCTCGTCGCCCTGATCGGCGGCGTGGTGGAACATGTGGCCGAGGCACAGCGCGCGCTTTATCATGCCGCGCTCTGCCATGCGGCCAATCATCTCGTGACGCTGATGGCCGGATCATGCGACGCGCTCGCGACGGCTGGTATCGCCGATCCCGCCGCGCTGCTCGCGCCGCTGGTCCGCGCGGCGTTGGACAATAGCCTCGACCGAGGTATCGGAGGCCTGTCCGGCCCGTTGCTGCGCGGCGACGCAGACACGATCCGCGATCATCTGGCCGCTATTTCCGCCCACAGCCCGCGCCTGCTGCCCGCCTATCGCGCGATGGCGACCGCGACGCTGGACGCGCTCGAACAATGTGGCGCGCCCGCGTCGCTATCGATCCGCCGCATATTGACCTGACCGTCCTGACGGCATCCGGTCGCATCGCTCCGTCTTCCGACAAGGGCCGCGCCTTCGTCAGCGAAGGCGCGGCCCTTGTCGGTCAGGATGCCGCATCCGTGCCGCCTGCCTTGATGCCCAGCTTCTTGCGCGGAGCCTTGGCGCGGGCAGGAGCCTTGCTCGCGCCTTTCGCCTTCACCGGTTCAGGGGCGGCAGGCGTGTCGAGGACGGGCGCGTCTTGCGCCACGGCCTGCGCTTTAGGCTTGCGGCCTGCCTTGGTGGGGGCGGGGACCGCTTTACCTGCGGCGGGCTTGGCCGCCACAATATCGCTCGATACGGGCGCATCGCTCGCACGCGCCGCACCCTTCCCAGGCGCCTTGCCCGTGCTGTCCGGGGTGGCGGCATCGGGCTGTACGCTCTTGCGGCGACGCCTCTTGGGCACAGGGGTTGCGCTATCGCCGGGCGTCGTCGAGACTGCCGCCGCCGCTGCGGCAGTCGCCGCCCGCGCCTGCGTGCCGCGCTGCCCCAGGCCCAGCTTTTGCGCGACCGCGCGCCGCTGGTCGGAATAGGCCTGCGCCACCATCGGATAGGTTTCGGGAAGACCATAACGCAGCCGATAGTCGGCGGGCGTCAGACCATGGGAGGCAAGATGGCGCTTGAGCGTCTTATAGGGGCGGCCATCGATCAGGCTGAGAATATGGTCGCGCGATGCGATGCTCTTGCGAACACTGACGGCCGGCACATGCTCGACCACTTCGACAGGAGCCGCAACAATATCCGCCACCAGCGCGGCCCGCGTCGTCTGGATCAGACCAGCCAGATCTTCGCTGGGGACACTATTATTGGCAACATAGGCGCTCAACAATTGAACAGTCAAAATGGTATAATCGGGCTGTTCGGTTTCCGCCATGTCATATCCTATCCAGAAAATTCAGACCCCGAACATATGATCGCCAGTGGACCGTCCGGATCTGCCTTTTGCAGTCATTCGACATCATTGTCAAAACCAGCGGCCATCTGTTGGCAGATTATCATCGCGAAGATTGAGGACGCCCGTTTCGATGACTGCGATGCCATCGGATATTGCTATCTTACCGCCGTGAAAAGCATCGGTCGATCGACCTGTTCGTACGGCCAGAACGGACCCGCCTGTGCTTGCCTGTCTCCCCATTGCCCTGATCAGCACGATGTCGGCCCGCCTATGGTCGCGTCTATCGGGGTAGCTTGCGTCCAGCCATCCATTTCCTTGTAGATCGCAGACGCGGCGACCTGCGGCGGCTGGTAGGTCGCGCCATCGCACAGGCACCGCCGCACGGTAACCGCATGTAAAATCGGTCGAACATAAGAGTCAAAATATTGAAATTACAAGATAATATATCAATCCATCGAACGCCGATATTTTCACCACAACTGTCTGACTCGCTGTCTCACCGAAGCCCTGCCTCGTCCAGCGCATCCATCGCCAGCGCGATTGCGCCTGGCGCTCTGGCCTGATCGCCCAGCGCAAGCGGATGGATGACCACATCTATGGTATCGCTCGTGACGAACGGCAGATAGCCGACCAGCTGGGCGATGTCATGCCGATCGGACGACGACCTCCACCCCGGCCAGCCCGCGCGTCAGGGCGAAAGGCTTGTCGACATTGACACAGGCTTCCACGACGCCGGGCCATGTGATGCATTCCTGGCCCAGCCGACAGGCAAATGTCTCGATCAGCGGAATATGCAGCTCCGACAGCGCTTCGGCCGCCCGCACGATCCGGCGATAATCCACCGTCTCGCCGATCCCCTCGACCGCGCCGCCGTCCAGCAGCAGTTGGACCGTGATGACCAGGGGCTGTCGACGGCCGATTTCGTCGGGATTGATCCCGATATCGGCCAGCAACGGCAATTCCTTGACGCGGACCTTGGTCGTGATGGACGATGGCATGTCAGTCTATGTTCCTTTGCGCGGCGGCGACCGTATTGCTCAGCAGGCAGGCGATGGTCATCGGGCCGACCCCGCCCGGCACCGGTGTCACCGCTTTGGCATGATCCAGTTCATGGGTCGCGCAATCGCCGACGATGCGGCTGGCGCCCGCATCGTCCACGACCCGGTTGATGCCGACATCGATCACGACCGCGCCCGGCTTCACCCAATAGCCGCGCACCAGGTGCGGCACGCCCGCTGCCGCCACGATGATGTCGGCGGCGCGAGCGATATCGGGCAAGTCGCGCGTCTCGATATGCGTGACCGTCACCGTCGCCTCGCGCTCCAGCAGCAGCATCGCCACCGGCTTCCCCACGATGTTCGATTTACCGATGACCACCACGTTCAACCCGCGATAGTCATCGATCACGCTGTCGAGCAGCTGCATGATGCCCAGCGGCGTACAGGGCACCAGCCCCTGCGATCCGGTCGAAAGCCGCCCGACATTGACGGGGTGAAAACCGTCCACATCCTTGGACGGGGCGATGCGGTCCAGGATCGGCGCGGCGTCGATCCCCGGCGGCAGCGGCAACTGAACCAATATGCCATGGATGGCCGGATCGGCGTTCAGCTGGTCGATCAGGTCCAGCAGCGCCTGCGCCCCGCAATCGGCGGGCAGGCGCTTTTCGACCGATCCGATACCCGCCTTGCGACATTCGCTGATCTTGCGCCGGACGTAGATTTCGCTGGCGGGATCATGTCCCACCAGCACCACGGCCAGCGCCGGATCGACGCCGTCGGCCTTCAGCCGTTCGACTGCCGCCGCCGTCTGCACGCCCAGCGCGCGCGCCATCGCGCGGCCGTCGATGATCGCGCGCATGGATCAGCCCCGAAAGACGACGGTACGCGACTGGTTCAGGAAAACCCGGTCCTGCACATGCAGCCGCACCGCTTCGGCCAGCACCCGCCGTTCGATGTCGCGGCCGCGACGGACCAGTTCGTCGGGCACATCGGCATGGCCGATCATCTCGACATCCTGATGGATGATCGGCCCCTCATCCAGGTCGGCGGTCACATAATGGGCGGTCGCGCCGATCATCTTCACGCCCCGCTCATAGGCCTGGTGATAGGGCTTCGCGCCCTTGAAGCCGGGCAGGAAGCTGTGATGGATGTTGATGCAGCGGCCGGACAGGAAAGCGGCCAGATCGTCGCTCAAAATCTGCATGTAACGCGCCAGCACGATCAGGTCGGCGCCCGTCTCGGTCACGACCTGCTTGATCTGCGCTTCCTGCGCCGCCTTGGTGTCCTTGGTCACCGGGAAATAATGATAGGGCTTATCGCCGATCAGCGACGTGTGCAGCTTTTCACGCGGATGGTTGGAAATGATCGCCACCACATCCATCGGCAATTCGCCGATACGCTGACGATAGAGCAGGTCGCCCAGGCAATGGTCCCATTTGGACACCATCAGCACGACCTTCTTGGGCGTGGCCTGATCCGCCATGGACCAGTCCATCCCGGCGTCCTGCGCAATCGGCGCGAAGCCCTCGCGCAGCGCGTCCAGCGAATCTTCCGCACCCGGCTTGAACGCGACCCGCATGAAGAACGTATTGTTCATCGCGTCGTCGAACTGCTGCGCATCGACGATGTTGCAGCCATGCGCGGCCAGATAGCCCGCGACCTTCGCGACCAGACCCGGCTTGTCGTCGCACTGCAACCGCAGCGTATAGATAGTCGTCACTTCAGCACCCTCCCAGCAACCCGTCCCAGCAGCCCGTCTACGTCAATGCGCGCGGGCATAATCGTTGATCCATGCGACGGTCTTCCCCAAACCGCCAAACGGGTAGAAATGCAATCGCACCCGGCCATGTTCTTCACCCAGCCGCCGTTCGAAACTGTCGACCAGCTTGTCGGGACCGGCCGACCCGATAAGCTTGGTGATGGAAATGCCGTATTTTGCCAGCACCGACGTCGACGCGCCCACGCCGCATCGCGCGGCAAAGCGCATCAGCGTCTTGATGCCGGCCGGTCCCGGCACGCCGATCCGCACCGGCGCGGTGATGCCCCTGGCCCGCAATTCGCTGAGCCATGTCAGAACCACGTCCGCATCGAAGACGAACTGCGTCACGATCAACGGCGCCATCCCGCGCCCCTCTATTTCCACGCATTTGTTCAGCAGGACCGACCAGCATTGGTCGGGCGTCATGTTCGGATGTCCTTCGGGATGGCCACCGATGCCGATCGCGCTGATGCCGTTCCGTTCGAAGGCGCCGCTGGCTAGCAACGCGCTGCTGTCGGCATAGGGGCCTTCGGGTTCGGACGGATCGCCCGCGATGACGAAGCAACGACGGACATCGGCTTCCGCCACGGCGGCGGCCAGATAATCCTCGAACTCCGTCGTAGAACTGATCCGCCGTGCCGAAAAATGCGGCATGGGCTCAAATCCCAGGCTGCGCACCAATTTGGTCGCCGCGATGCGTGCGCCAAAATCCTCGCCCGGCAGAAATGTGACCGCGACCGGCGTTGCGGGCGCTATGCCCGGCGCCGCTTCGCGCAGCGAATCCACGTCCTTCGCTGTCATTTCCAGCGAGTAGCCGTCGACCATATTGACGGGTGGCCGCTCCCAATTGGGGTGAATGACCGGCATTATTATTCCTCCAGCCTTGCCTCTCACCCGTCTCCTAGAACATTTCATCAAATTCGCATAGATGAAATATTCATGGATATGAATTTAATTGCCAAGATGCCGCCGCTGCCGAGTGCCTCATCAGAGCGGGACGCCGGGGCGTGTGTGTGCGCCATCGACGCCGTTGGCGCGCTCGATCACCGCACATGGCCTGCGCCGATTATGAACTCGTCGCTACGCGTGTCGCGCCTGATATAGACGCCAGCCCATCCAAACCGGAAATAGGGGCGGACAGCTTGCAAAGCGCACCGTCGTCCTCCACCAGTGCAGGGCGTTCCGGATCGGGGTTTTCATCCGAACGTCCTTGCCAAGATATAATGGCAAAGCGGCATGGATAGCCCAGCCTGCTATTTTATGATGTTGGATGGTTCAAGCCGACGCACGTCGGGTCGACATGGCAAGAGAGGGAATGATTATGGGCCATCCATCCATGACCCGTCCGCCTATTGTGGATTCGCATCAGCATTTCTGGCGGATCGGCGGACCGGGGCAGATGTGGCCCGACGCCGACTGGCCGACGATCCACCATGATTTCCTGCCCGACGATCTGCGCGCGGCGACGCAAGGCCTGAATGTGATCGGGACCGTGCTGGTGCAGTCCCAACCCGACGACCGCGACACCGACTGGATGCTGGCGCTGGTGGCGGACGATCCGCTGATCCTGGGCGTGGTCGGTTGGGTCGCGCTGTACAGCGCCGACGCGCCCGCGCGGATCGCACAACTGGCCGCCCATCCCAAATGTGTCGGCGTGCGACCGATGTTGCAGGGTATCACGGACAGCGCCTGGATCTTGCGCGACGACCTTGCCCCCGCGATACGGGCGATGCTGGCCCATGGCCTGTGCTTCGACGCGTTGATCCAGCCGCGTCACCTGCCGGTCATCGCCCGGTTCGCGGAACGCTGGCCGGACCTCCCGATCGTGATCGATCATGGTGCAAAGCCGCCTGCCGCTCAGGGCCTGCTCGACCCATGGCGCGACGATTTGGCCGCGCTCGCCCGCCATCCCAATATCTGGTGCAAATTGTCCGGCCTGCGCACCGAACAGGCGCGGGGGCAGGCGGCCGATGCGCTCAAACCTTATGTCGCGCATATTCTCGACAGCTTCGGGGAGCGCACGATGTGGGGCAGCGACTGGCCGGTGCTGCTGCATGGGGGCGATAGCTATGGCGACTGGGTCGATGATACGCTGCGCCTCGTCGGCGAACAGGATGACGACGCCCGCGCGCGCCTGTTCGAAGGAGCGGCACGCGCCTTCTATGGCCTTTAGCAGGATCAGGTGGCCCTGGATTTGGCCCGTCTGGATTAGGTCGTCTGGGTCTCGGCGCGGCGGCCATAGGCAATCTCTATCGCGCCATCCCCTAACGCCGAAGCCCGCACCGTGATCGACCAGGCCTGGGCCGCCGGGCTGTGCTATCGGCAGGCGGCTGTCCTACATGGCCCGATTGCCGCTATAAGCTGTCCTGTCCGCGCAGGCCTTCACTTGTAACTTAAATTCCTATTCCCGCATCAAAATGTCGCGATCGGCGGGAAATGTGCGAAGTTAAGCCGACCGTCTCCTATTGCATGGCGCAAAAAAAGCCCGCTGCAACGGGAGCAGCGGGCTTTGTCACTGGCAGATCGAAAGGTCGGGTACGCTGCCCCGTCAGCCGGCGGTTACGGTCACCCGCGCCAGGCGGGGCGAGAGCAGATGCACGGCCGCCAGCGCCACGAAATAGGCGCTGCCCGCGACGGCGAAGAGCGGCGTGTAGCTGCCGATCCCGTCCAGCACATAGCCGGCATATTTCGCCATCACCATGCCGCCGATCGCGCCCACCGTACCGCCGATGCCCACGACCGAACCCACCGCGCCGCGCGGGAACAGGTCGGACGGCAGCGTGTAGAGATTGGCGGAAAAGGCCTGGTGCGCCGCAGTCGCGATGCCGATCACCAGCACGGCGAGCCACAGATTGTCGATCGACTGCGCGAAGAAGACCGGCAGAACCGCGCAGGCGCAGAGCAGCATCGTCAATTTGCGCGCGGCATTGACGGTCCTGCCCGCCTTCATCAACCGGCTCGACATCCATCCGCCCGCCACGCTGCCCAGGTCCGACAGCAGATAGATGGCGACCAGCGGCGGCCCGAAGCTCAGCAGGTCCAGCCCATAGCGCGTGCCCAGATAGCCCGGCAGCCAGAACAGAAAGAACCACCAGATGGGATCGATGCAGAACTTCCCGATCGCATAGGCCCATGTCTCACGCACGGTGATCAGACGGCCCCAGCCGATCGGCTCGACCGGGTCGGCCGGGTCCTGGCGGATATAGGCTAATTCTTCGGCCGAAATCTTTTTATGCTCTTCGGGCCTGCGGTAGAAGACCAGCCAGGCGATCAGCCACAGGACGCCGAAAATGCCCGTGGCGTAGAAGGCGACCCGCCAGCCATAGGCGACCGTCAACCACGGGACCAGCA includes:
- a CDS encoding RidA family protein, encoding MTITRIETGPRMSEAVIHGDTVYLAGQIGAPGESVTVQTQAALEEIDRLLGLAGSSKAHILRATIWLADMADFAEMNLVWDAWIASVPAPTRATGEAKLATPDYKVEIIITAARA
- the purU gene encoding formyltetrahydrofolate deformylase yields the protein MTTIYTLRLQCDDKPGLVAKVAGYLAAHGCNIVDAQQFDDAMNNTFFMRVAFKPGAEDSLDALREGFAPIAQDAGMDWSMADQATPKKVVLMVSKWDHCLGDLLYRQRIGELPMDVVAIISNHPREKLHTSLIGDKPYHYFPVTKDTKAAQEAQIKQVVTETGADLIVLARYMQILSDDLAAFLSGRCINIHHSFLPGFKGAKPYHQAYERGVKMIGATAHYVTADLDEGPIIHQDVEMIGHADVPDELVRRGRDIERRVLAEAVRLHVQDRVFLNQSRTVVFRG
- a CDS encoding MucR family transcriptional regulator, which encodes MAETEQPDYTILTVQLLSAYVANNSVPSEDLAGLIQTTRAALVADIVAAPVEVVEHVPAVSVRKSIASRDHILSLIDGRPYKTLKRHLASHGLTPADYRLRYGLPETYPMVAQAYSDQRRAVAQKLGLGQRGTQARAATAAAAAAVSTTPGDSATPVPKRRRRKSVQPDAATPDSTGKAPGKGAARASDAPVSSDIVAAKPAAGKAVPAPTKAGRKPKAQAVAQDAPVLDTPAAPEPVKAKGASKAPARAKAPRKKLGIKAGGTDAAS
- a CDS encoding methylenetetrahydrofolate reductase, with the translated sequence MIMPVIHPNWERPPVNMVDGYSLEMTAKDVDSLREAAPGIAPATPVAVTFLPGEDFGARIAATKLVRSLGFEPMPHFSARRISSTTEFEDYLAAAVAEADVRRCFVIAGDPSEPEGPYADSSALLASGAFERNGISAIGIGGHPEGHPNMTPDQCWSVLLNKCVEIEGRGMAPLIVTQFVFDADVVLTWLSELRARGITAPVRIGVPGPAGIKTLMRFAARCGVGASTSVLAKYGISITKLIGSAGPDKLVDSFERRLGEEHGRVRLHFYPFGGLGKTVAWINDYARAH
- a CDS encoding bifunctional 5,10-methylenetetrahydrofolate dehydrogenase/5,10-methenyltetrahydrofolate cyclohydrolase — encoded protein: MRAIIDGRAMARALGVQTAAAVERLKADGVDPALAVVLVGHDPASEIYVRRKISECRKAGIGSVEKRLPADCGAQALLDLIDQLNADPAIHGILVQLPLPPGIDAAPILDRIAPSKDVDGFHPVNVGRLSTGSQGLVPCTPLGIMQLLDSVIDDYRGLNVVVIGKSNIVGKPVAMLLLEREATVTVTHIETRDLPDIARAADIIVAAAGVPHLVRGYWVKPGAVVIDVGINRVVDDAGASRIVGDCATHELDHAKAVTPVPGGVGPMTIACLLSNTVAAAQRNID
- a CDS encoding Rossmann-like and DUF2520 domain-containing protein, translating into MHDTPPYRRIGIIGTGRVAQAMALALHAHSVDPMLVWGRTPTRRDAITARIGHSAPAQDLAQIASACDLILIAVSDDAIAPIVAALAEQRPTGAPLILHLSGRSGAAILTPLAQRGALTAAVHPAMTFTGDPDREVARMIGARFVVTGSTRPATGAAERLVALIGGVVEHVAEAQRALYHAALCHAANHLVTLMAGSCDALATAGIADPAALLAPLVRAALDNSLDRGIGGLSGPLLRGDADTIRDHLAAISAHSPRLLPAYRAMATATLDALEQCGAPASLSIRRILT
- a CDS encoding dihydroneopterin aldolase — its product is MPSSITTKVRVKELPLLADIGINPDEIGRRQPLVITVQLLLDGGAVEGIGETVDYRRIVRAAEALSELHIPLIETFACRLGQECITWPGVVEACVNVDKPFALTRGLAGVEVVVRSA
- a CDS encoding MFS transporter, with the translated sequence MNDMPIADRPPTRYRWVVVGLLFAATAINYVDRQMIGVLKPTLSAEMGWSETDYANIVFWFQAAYAVGYLGFGRIVDLVGARFGYAIAVVIWTIAHMAHGGVHSVTQFAMARFGLGVGESGNFPAGIKAVTEWFPQKERAFAIGLFNAGANIGAIVTPLLVPWLTVAYGWRVAFYATGIFGVLWLIAWLVFYRRPEEHKKISAEELAYIRQDPADPVEPIGWGRLITVRETWAYAIGKFCIDPIWWFFLFWLPGYLGTRYGLDLLSFGPPLVAIYLLSDLGSVAGGWMSSRLMKAGRTVNAARKLTMLLCACAVLPVFFAQSIDNLWLAVLVIGIATAAHQAFSANLYTLPSDLFPRGAVGSVVGIGGTVGAIGGMVMAKYAGYVLDGIGSYTPLFAVAGSAYFVALAAVHLLSPRLARVTVTAG
- a CDS encoding amidohydrolase family protein is translated as MTRPPIVDSHQHFWRIGGPGQMWPDADWPTIHHDFLPDDLRAATQGLNVIGTVLVQSQPDDRDTDWMLALVADDPLILGVVGWVALYSADAPARIAQLAAHPKCVGVRPMLQGITDSAWILRDDLAPAIRAMLAHGLCFDALIQPRHLPVIARFAERWPDLPIVIDHGAKPPAAQGLLDPWRDDLAALARHPNIWCKLSGLRTEQARGQAADALKPYVAHILDSFGERTMWGSDWPVLLHGGDSYGDWVDDTLRLVGEQDDDARARLFEGAARAFYGL